In Indicator indicator isolate 239-I01 chromosome 16, UM_Iind_1.1, whole genome shotgun sequence, one genomic interval encodes:
- the C16H15orf48 gene encoding normal mucosa of esophagus-specific gene 1 protein translates to MNTKFFQILKSKKELIPLAGILSFAAVGALSFSIYSLFSKSDVIINKSGNPEPWQTIDPTKPQKLLTVRQKWKPIEDLENVKKLTK, encoded by the exons ATGAACACGAAGTTCTTCCAGATACTGAAGTCTAAAAAAGAA CTCATTCCTCTGGCAGGAATACTGTCCTTCGCAGCAGTGGGAGCACTCTCTTTTTCTATTTACTCCCTGTTCAGCAAATCCGATGTGAT CATTAATAAGAGTGGCAATCCAGAACCATGGCAAACGATTGATCCTACCAAGCCTCAGAAG CTATTAACAGTCCGTCAGAAATGGAAACCTATAGAAGACCTGGAAAATGTCAAAAAGCTGACAAAGTGA